One genomic region from Streptomyces sp. Li-HN-5-11 encodes:
- a CDS encoding DUF72 domain-containing protein produces the protein MTLFVGTSGWQYKDWRGVLYPEDCPTRLWLEEYATAFATVEINNAFYRLPARETFESWRGRVPPDFVVAVKASRYLTHIKRLKDPGEPVHRLMTHAAGLGDRLGPVLLQLPPTLRADPGLLDACLACFPSGTRVAVEPRHESWWIPEVRKVLELRGAALCWADAHARPVTPLWRTTDWGYVRFHVGRARAWPHYGRRSLETWVDRIATTWSGDRDVYAYFNNDPTGAAVRDAVVFGRTAARAGLTVTRTPQHPVSRP, from the coding sequence ATGACCCTGTTCGTCGGGACCTCCGGCTGGCAGTACAAGGACTGGCGTGGCGTGCTGTACCCGGAGGACTGCCCCACGCGGCTGTGGCTGGAGGAGTACGCGACCGCGTTCGCCACGGTGGAGATCAACAACGCCTTCTACCGGCTGCCGGCGCGGGAAACCTTCGAGTCCTGGCGGGGGCGGGTCCCGCCGGACTTCGTCGTCGCGGTCAAGGCGAGCCGCTACCTCACCCACATCAAGCGGCTGAAGGACCCCGGGGAACCGGTGCACCGCCTGATGACCCACGCGGCCGGCCTCGGCGACCGGCTCGGCCCGGTGCTGCTCCAACTGCCCCCCACGCTGCGCGCCGATCCTGGGCTGCTGGACGCCTGCCTCGCCTGCTTCCCTTCCGGCACCCGGGTCGCGGTCGAGCCGCGCCACGAGTCGTGGTGGATTCCGGAGGTCCGCAAGGTCCTGGAACTGCGCGGTGCCGCCCTGTGCTGGGCCGACGCCCACGCCCGCCCGGTGACACCGCTGTGGCGCACCACGGACTGGGGATACGTCCGCTTCCACGTGGGCCGCGCCCGGGCGTGGCCGCACTACGGCCGCCGGTCCCTGGAGACCTGGGTCGACCGCATCGCCACCACCTGGTCCGGCGACCGCGACGTGTACGCCTACTTCAACAACGACCCGACGGGGGCGGCGGTCCGGGACGCGGTGGTGTTCGGGAGGACGGCGGCGAGGGCGGGGCTGACGGTGACGCGCACACCACAGCATCCGGTATCGCGCCCTTGA
- a CDS encoding DUF402 domain-containing protein, which produces MSANSAETGGLLEVVLVKGGRTKIRYGAELLADDGTRVAVRAPWAGDGVRDFGFVRFEPGDVFTEYYWRDRWYSVKEVRGAAGALKGWYCDITRPATRTDTELVVEDLDLDLWRSADGTDVRRLDEDEFAASGLAEKDPEAAAAAVTALDELETLAREGGFEALLA; this is translated from the coding sequence ATGTCCGCGAACTCGGCTGAAACGGGAGGCCTGCTGGAGGTGGTCCTCGTCAAGGGCGGACGTACGAAGATCCGTTACGGGGCGGAGCTGCTGGCGGACGACGGCACCCGTGTCGCCGTCCGTGCCCCGTGGGCGGGGGACGGCGTCCGCGACTTCGGCTTCGTCCGTTTCGAGCCGGGCGACGTCTTCACCGAGTACTACTGGCGCGACCGCTGGTACTCGGTGAAGGAGGTCCGTGGTGCCGCGGGCGCGCTGAAGGGCTGGTACTGCGACATCACCCGCCCCGCCACCCGCACGGACACGGAACTCGTCGTCGAGGACCTCGACCTCGACCTGTGGCGCTCCGCCGACGGCACGGACGTACGGCGCCTGGACGAGGACGAGTTCGCGGCGAGCGGCCTGGCGGAGAAGGACCCGGAGGCGGCGGCCGCCGCCGTGACCGCCCTCGACGAACTGGAGACGCTGGCCCGCGAGGGCGGGTTCGAGGCGCTGCTGGCCTGA
- a CDS encoding GntR family transcriptional regulator — protein sequence MTLKIHIDDGAPPYEQVRAQISEQARSGALPVGYRLPTVRGLAESLGLAANTVAKAYRALETDGVIETRGRNGTFVAAAGSAAEREAAAAAQTYAERVRRLGLDEGTALAAVRDALRAAYGKQASGR from the coding sequence GTGACCTTGAAGATCCACATCGATGACGGCGCACCGCCCTACGAGCAGGTGCGGGCGCAGATCTCCGAGCAGGCGCGGTCGGGGGCGCTGCCGGTCGGGTACCGGCTGCCGACGGTGCGCGGGCTGGCCGAGTCGCTCGGGCTGGCGGCGAACACGGTCGCCAAGGCCTACCGCGCGCTGGAGACGGACGGGGTGATCGAGACCCGGGGTCGCAACGGCACGTTCGTCGCCGCCGCGGGGTCCGCGGCGGAGCGGGAGGCCGCGGCGGCCGCGCAGACCTACGCGGAGCGGGTGCGGCGACTCGGCCTGGACGAGGGCACGGCCCTCGCCGCCGTCCGGGATGCCCTGCGAGCGGCGTACGGGAAGCAGGCGTCCGGGAGGTAG
- a CDS encoding DUF5925 domain-containing protein produces MSANPHDALPIRLTVDDSDSPSDVVDALFLGRFATGEQPYSHAANIDRLRPGATLLPRDARVLRVARDDDRSATLAEGDGWTLLVSRWNRGADVTVTATSAELAEKVLQEATDGAADEPEPQPENVTMGFWYVSPRRGPHRTTRQISAGTWDEVRANYTAPVADAMDRLMKTTPQDIAGRLLLLHGPPGTGKTSALRTLARSWRDWCQVDCVLDPERLFSDVGYLMDIAIGEEDAAGKGRWRLLLLEDCDELIRGEAKHTAGQALSRLLNLTDGLLGQGRNVLVGVTTNEDLERLHPAVVRPGRCLARIEVGRLTRREAVNWLGTEEGVGREGATLAELYALRRGTSPTALPEPREGADAGLYL; encoded by the coding sequence ATGTCCGCGAACCCACACGACGCTCTGCCGATCCGGCTCACCGTCGACGACTCCGACTCGCCGTCCGACGTCGTCGACGCGCTGTTCCTCGGCCGCTTCGCAACGGGCGAGCAGCCGTACTCGCACGCGGCGAACATCGACCGCCTCCGGCCCGGCGCCACCCTCCTGCCCCGGGACGCCCGGGTGCTGCGGGTGGCCCGCGACGACGACCGCAGCGCGACCCTCGCCGAGGGCGACGGCTGGACCCTGCTGGTCTCCCGCTGGAACCGGGGAGCCGACGTGACGGTCACGGCCACCAGCGCCGAGCTGGCCGAGAAGGTGCTGCAGGAGGCGACCGACGGCGCGGCGGACGAGCCCGAGCCGCAGCCGGAGAACGTGACGATGGGCTTCTGGTACGTCTCGCCGAGGCGCGGCCCGCACCGCACGACCCGCCAGATCTCGGCGGGCACCTGGGACGAGGTCCGCGCCAACTACACGGCTCCGGTCGCGGACGCGATGGACCGCCTGATGAAGACCACCCCGCAGGACATCGCGGGCCGCCTGCTCCTGCTGCACGGCCCGCCGGGCACGGGCAAGACCTCCGCGCTGCGGACGCTGGCCCGGTCCTGGCGGGACTGGTGCCAGGTGGACTGCGTCCTCGACCCCGAGCGCCTCTTCTCCGACGTCGGCTACCTGATGGACATCGCGATCGGCGAGGAGGACGCGGCGGGCAAGGGCCGCTGGCGGCTGCTCCTGCTGGAGGACTGCGACGAACTGATCCGCGGCGAGGCCAAGCACACCGCCGGCCAGGCGCTGTCCCGGCTGCTCAACCTCACCGACGGACTGCTCGGCCAGGGCCGCAACGTCCTGGTCGGCGTGACCACCAACGAGGACCTGGAGCGCCTGCATCCCGCCGTGGTCCGCCCGGGCCGCTGTCTGGCCCGCATCGAGGTGGGCCGGCTGACCCGGCGCGAGGCGGTGAACTGGCTGGGCACCGAGGAGGGCGTGGGCCGCGAGGGGGCCACCCTCGCCGAGCTGTACGCGCTGCGCCGGGGCACGTCACCGACGGCGCTGCCGGAGCCACGGGAGGGGGCCGACGCGGGTCTGTACCTGTAG
- a CDS encoding alpha/beta fold hydrolase produces the protein MLPVKRILRPFAALLLAAAVATVPAAAAHASDAPHTGWNDYSCKPSADHPRPVVLVHGTLGNSVDNWLALAPYLEDRGYCVFSLDYGQLPGVPLFDGLGPIDKSARQLADFVDKVLAATGSAKADLVGHSQGGMMPRYYLKFLGGAVKVNALVGIAPDNHGTTLSGLTNLLPYFPGARDLLSAATPGLADQIAGSDFLARLNDGGDTVPGVHYTVIATKYDEVATPWRTQYLTGSDVHNVLLQDLCPLDLSEHVAIALFDRIAFHEVADALDPAHATSTTCASALS, from the coding sequence ATGCTGCCCGTCAAGCGGATCCTCAGACCCTTCGCCGCCCTGCTGCTGGCCGCCGCCGTCGCGACCGTCCCGGCCGCCGCCGCTCACGCCTCCGACGCTCCCCACACCGGCTGGAACGACTACAGCTGCAAGCCGTCCGCCGACCACCCCCGCCCCGTCGTCCTCGTCCACGGCACCCTCGGCAACTCCGTGGACAACTGGCTGGCCCTCGCGCCGTACCTGGAGGACCGCGGGTACTGCGTCTTCTCCCTCGACTACGGACAGCTCCCGGGCGTCCCGCTCTTCGACGGCCTCGGCCCCATCGACAAGTCGGCGCGGCAACTGGCCGACTTCGTCGACAAGGTGCTCGCTGCCACCGGTTCCGCCAAGGCCGACCTCGTCGGTCACTCGCAGGGCGGCATGATGCCCCGCTACTACCTGAAGTTCCTCGGCGGAGCCGTGAAGGTGAACGCCCTCGTCGGCATCGCTCCCGACAACCACGGCACCACCCTGAGCGGCCTCACCAACCTGCTGCCGTACTTCCCCGGCGCGAGGGACCTGCTCTCCGCCGCCACCCCCGGACTCGCCGACCAGATCGCCGGATCCGACTTCCTCGCCAGGCTCAACGACGGCGGCGACACCGTGCCAGGCGTCCACTACACGGTCATCGCCACCAAGTACGACGAGGTGGCCACACCGTGGCGCACCCAGTACCTGACCGGCTCCGACGTCCACAACGTCCTTCTGCAGGACCTGTGTCCGCTGGACCTGTCCGAGCACGTGGCGATCGCGCTGTTCGACCGCATCGCCTTCCACGAGGTGGCCGACGCCCTCGACCCGGCGCACGCCACCAGCACCACCTGCGCGTCCGCGCTCAGCTGA
- a CDS encoding protein kinase domain-containing protein, which produces MSEEPGRERVIAGRYRLLSPLGEGGMGTVWRARDEVLHREVAVKEVRAPAGLPASEVERMYTRLEREAWAAARVASRSVVTVYDVATDGGRPWIVMELVRGLSLADLLDAEGPLTPQRAAHIGAEVLAALRAAHAVGVLHRDVKPANVLLANDGRVVLTDFGIATVEGSSALTMTGEVIGSPEFLAPERALGRTPGPESDLWSLGVLLYAAVEGSSPFRQDTPLSTLRAVVDEELPPPRRAGPLGPVIEGLLRKDPADRLPAERAEQDLRIIGAGGTPRADTPPASAYAPTMAAHPSQSPTPPMPVPAAHTGPSVSPAAMDTRPDRGRRTWLVLVAGLAALALALAGLTYALLNRDSGGDGGTSSATSSSPGGATTSPAPSGNRTDTGGGSSPSPSAGHSSAAPRQSVTVTVSGAHTTYSGACPPAQDQAPAFTATFTVGRLPAKVAYRWVLRDGEFSDPEWKTLSFPAGGGRSRQDTVTVTTYSRSGTYENAIGVEVRSPVHTTSNQVPFSVTCATETPSGGVSSSPPASP; this is translated from the coding sequence GTGTCCGAAGAACCGGGCCGTGAACGTGTGATCGCCGGTCGCTACCGCCTGCTGTCCCCGCTCGGCGAGGGCGGCATGGGAACCGTGTGGCGCGCCCGCGACGAGGTGCTGCACCGCGAGGTCGCCGTCAAGGAGGTGCGCGCCCCGGCCGGCCTGCCGGCTTCCGAGGTGGAGCGGATGTACACCCGGCTGGAGCGGGAGGCGTGGGCCGCTGCCCGGGTCGCCAGCCGCAGCGTGGTGACCGTGTACGACGTGGCCACAGACGGCGGCCGCCCCTGGATCGTCATGGAGCTGGTGCGGGGTCTGTCGCTGGCCGACCTGCTGGACGCGGAGGGCCCCCTCACCCCGCAGCGGGCCGCGCACATCGGCGCCGAGGTGCTGGCCGCGCTGCGCGCCGCGCACGCCGTCGGGGTGCTGCACCGCGACGTGAAGCCGGCCAACGTGCTGCTGGCCAACGACGGCAGGGTGGTGCTCACGGACTTCGGCATCGCGACGGTCGAGGGCAGCTCCGCGCTCACCATGACCGGCGAGGTCATCGGCTCCCCCGAGTTCCTGGCGCCGGAGCGGGCGCTGGGCCGCACGCCGGGACCGGAGTCGGACCTGTGGTCGCTCGGCGTGCTTCTGTACGCGGCCGTCGAGGGAAGTTCCCCCTTCCGGCAGGACACCCCGCTCAGCACCCTGCGTGCCGTGGTCGACGAGGAGCTGCCGCCCCCTCGCCGGGCCGGTCCTCTCGGCCCGGTCATCGAAGGGCTGCTGCGCAAGGACCCGGCCGACCGGCTGCCCGCCGAGCGGGCCGAGCAGGACCTGCGGATCATCGGGGCGGGCGGCACCCCGCGCGCGGACACCCCGCCGGCCTCCGCGTACGCCCCCACGATGGCCGCCCACCCGTCGCAGTCGCCGACTCCGCCGATGCCGGTCCCGGCGGCGCACACCGGGCCCTCCGTCTCCCCGGCCGCCATGGACACCCGCCCGGACCGCGGCCGCCGTACGTGGCTGGTGCTGGTCGCGGGCCTGGCGGCCCTGGCCCTGGCGCTGGCCGGTCTGACGTACGCGCTGCTGAACCGCGACAGCGGCGGCGACGGCGGCACGAGCTCCGCCACCAGCAGCAGCCCGGGCGGGGCGACGACGTCACCGGCCCCCAGCGGCAACCGCACCGACACCGGCGGCGGTTCGAGCCCTTCGCCGAGCGCCGGCCACTCCAGCGCTGCCCCGCGGCAGTCGGTGACGGTCACCGTCTCGGGGGCGCACACGACGTACTCCGGGGCGTGCCCACCGGCGCAGGATCAGGCTCCGGCCTTCACCGCGACGTTCACGGTGGGCCGGCTGCCGGCCAAGGTCGCCTACCGGTGGGTGCTGAGGGACGGCGAGTTCTCCGACCCGGAGTGGAAGACGCTGTCCTTCCCGGCGGGCGGGGGGAGGTCCCGGCAGGACACCGTGACGGTGACGACGTACTCCAGGAGCGGGACGTATGAGAACGCCATCGGCGTGGAGGTGCGCTCCCCGGTGCACACCACCTCGAACCAGGTGCCGTTCTCGGTGACATGTGCGACGGAGACCCCGTCGGGCGGGGTCTCCTCCTCTCCTCCGGCCTCCCCGTGA
- a CDS encoding class I SAM-dependent methyltransferase, producing MNEHMTTDGDAAIPAPVDWDAQAAVFDNEPDHGLRDPGVRAAWAERLRDWLPGRPSDVLDLGSGTGSLSLLAAEQGHRVTGVDQSPAMVERARAKLAGRDAVFLVGDAAAPPVGEQRFDVVLVRHVLWALPDPARALRHWHGLLRPAGRLVLVEGVWGTVTPVGIPAQRLTMLLEPLGSRIRVDRLSADARLWGKAVDDERYAVVATS from the coding sequence ATGAACGAGCACATGACGACCGACGGGGACGCGGCGATCCCGGCCCCTGTCGACTGGGACGCACAGGCCGCCGTCTTCGACAACGAGCCGGATCACGGGCTGCGCGATCCCGGCGTACGCGCCGCCTGGGCCGAGCGGCTGCGGGACTGGCTGCCGGGGCGTCCGTCCGACGTCCTCGACCTCGGCTCCGGCACCGGCAGCCTGTCGCTCCTCGCCGCCGAACAGGGACACCGGGTGACGGGAGTCGACCAGTCCCCGGCCATGGTGGAGCGGGCGCGCGCGAAACTCGCGGGCCGTGACGCGGTGTTCCTCGTCGGTGACGCGGCGGCCCCGCCGGTGGGCGAGCAGCGCTTCGACGTCGTCCTCGTCCGCCACGTGCTGTGGGCGCTGCCCGACCCGGCGCGCGCCCTGCGGCACTGGCACGGGCTGCTGCGGCCGGCGGGGCGGCTGGTCCTGGTGGAGGGCGTCTGGGGCACGGTCACCCCCGTCGGCATACCCGCGCAGCGCCTGACCATGCTTCTGGAGCCCCTCGGCTCGCGGATCCGCGTCGACCGGCTGTCGGCCGACGCGCGGCTGTGGGGCAAGGCCGTGGACGACGAACGGTACGCGGTGGTGGCGACGAGCTGA
- a CDS encoding sulfite exporter TauE/SafE family protein — translation MSLRHPRRLFASAAATLTAACALVLVPAGTAGAHPLGNFTVNRYDGLVAAPGTLRVDHVEDLAEIPATQAKPDIERLGMAEWARQRCVNAARDSRLTVDGRTVALTSVSSQAQLRPGQAGLNTLRVRCRLTAPLPKPDKGGTVDVTFHNAGVATGPSWREITARGDRMTLTASDVPKASVSHELLSYPKDLLSSPADTSVASLRVRAGGPALVDDQRDAPAASVLPRGADRWTQALNDLVARHNLTVGFASLALLIAIALGAMHALAPGHGKTIMAATAAARGGRARLRDVLPLAASVTVTHTLGVVALGLLVTAGSAATPSVIAWLGTASGVLVTLAGANLVRRAWRNRVPAHGHGHAHGHDHSHDHDHDHDHSHDHDHGHAHTHDHSHDHEHGHGHEHPHDRSGLVEHTHGGFTHTHSTAPTLRGTLLLGFAGGLVPSPSAVVVLVGAAALGQAWFGLLLVVAYGIGLALTLTAAGFVVVKLGTGMNRVMDRRPSWTAGPLAALVRRTAPLGSAFVVVALGAGLMLRGAASALG, via the coding sequence GTGAGCCTCCGTCACCCCCGCCGCCTGTTCGCCTCCGCCGCGGCCACGCTCACGGCGGCCTGCGCCCTCGTCCTCGTGCCCGCCGGCACCGCGGGCGCCCATCCCCTCGGCAACTTCACCGTCAACCGCTACGACGGCCTCGTCGCCGCGCCCGGCACGCTCCGCGTCGATCACGTGGAGGATCTCGCCGAGATCCCGGCGACCCAGGCCAAGCCCGACATCGAGCGGCTCGGCATGGCCGAGTGGGCCCGGCAGCGGTGCGTGAATGCCGCGCGGGACAGCAGGCTCACTGTCGATGGACGGACCGTCGCCCTCACCTCTGTCAGCAGCCAGGCACAGCTGCGCCCCGGCCAGGCGGGACTCAACACCCTCCGCGTACGGTGCCGGCTGACCGCTCCGCTGCCGAAGCCGGACAAGGGCGGCACGGTCGACGTGACCTTCCACAACGCGGGAGTGGCGACCGGACCCAGCTGGCGGGAGATCACGGCCCGCGGCGACCGGATGACGCTCACCGCCTCCGACGTGCCGAAGGCCTCCGTCTCCCACGAGCTCCTGAGCTACCCGAAGGACCTGCTCTCCTCCCCCGCCGACACCTCCGTCGCGTCCCTGCGCGTGCGGGCGGGCGGCCCCGCCCTGGTCGACGACCAGCGCGACGCGCCCGCCGCCTCGGTACTGCCCCGCGGCGCCGACCGCTGGACGCAGGCGCTGAACGACCTGGTCGCCCGCCACAACCTCACGGTCGGCTTCGCCTCGCTCGCCCTGCTCATCGCGATCGCCCTGGGCGCCATGCACGCCCTCGCCCCGGGCCACGGCAAGACCATCATGGCGGCGACGGCGGCCGCACGCGGCGGCCGGGCCCGCCTCAGGGACGTCCTGCCCCTGGCCGCCTCGGTGACCGTCACGCACACGCTCGGTGTCGTCGCCCTCGGCCTGCTGGTCACCGCCGGCTCCGCCGCCACGCCCTCGGTGATCGCCTGGCTGGGCACCGCCAGCGGCGTCCTGGTCACCCTGGCGGGCGCCAACCTCGTACGCCGCGCCTGGCGCAACCGCGTTCCCGCGCACGGACACGGTCACGCCCACGGCCACGACCATTCCCACGACCACGACCACGACCACGACCATTCCCACGACCACGATCACGGCCACGCTCACACTCACGATCACAGCCACGACCATGAGCACGGGCACGGCCACGAGCACCCCCACGACCGCTCCGGCCTCGTCGAACACACTCACGGCGGCTTCACCCACACCCACTCCACCGCCCCCACCCTCCGCGGCACGCTCCTCCTGGGCTTCGCCGGCGGTCTCGTGCCCAGCCCCTCCGCCGTGGTCGTCCTGGTCGGTGCGGCGGCGCTGGGCCAGGCCTGGTTCGGGCTGCTGCTGGTCGTCGCCTACGGGATCGGGCTCGCCCTGACCCTCACCGCGGCCGGGTTCGTCGTCGTCAAGCTGGGCACCGGCATGAACCGTGTGATGGACCGGCGCCCCAGCTGGACCGCAGGCCCGCTGGCGGCCCTGGTGCGCAGGACCGCGCCCCTCGGTTCCGCGTTCGTCGTCGTGGCCCTCGGCGCCGGATTGATGCTCAGGGGGGCCGCATCCGCACTGGGCTGA
- a CDS encoding cupin domain-containing protein — MPVIRPSEAVTHEIHGARFVSYATPGTGAKELCAWRGEIPAGTKAPAHTVNREEIFHLLDGELLITLDGRTDRITPGDTVIINPGATVTVENPTDRTAVSWVTTTIGLEAHLADGTRITPPWAN, encoded by the coding sequence ATGCCCGTCATCCGTCCGTCCGAAGCCGTGACCCATGAGATCCACGGCGCCCGCTTCGTCTCGTACGCCACTCCGGGCACCGGCGCCAAGGAGCTGTGCGCATGGCGCGGTGAAATCCCCGCGGGGACGAAGGCCCCCGCCCACACCGTCAACCGCGAGGAGATCTTCCACCTTCTCGACGGTGAGCTCCTCATCACCCTCGACGGCCGCACCGACCGCATCACCCCGGGCGACACGGTGATCATCAATCCCGGCGCGACCGTCACCGTGGAGAACCCCACGGACCGCACCGCGGTCTCCTGGGTCACCACGACCATCGGCCTGGAGGCTCACCTGGCCGACGGCACCCGTATCACTCCCCCGTGGGCCAACTGA
- a CDS encoding MarR family transcriptional regulator — MQNSEAMALSATLLAVAGELTQRIHEGVVARGFEGVRPAHGFAFARLAPGGATVTELAVHLGVTKQAASQLVDEIVRKGYAERRPHPDDARARLIVLTERGRACTRAAEAAAAEAVRAWAGLIGEQHVRDLWTQLARIAPYGPIRPAW; from the coding sequence GTGCAGAACTCCGAAGCCATGGCCCTGTCCGCCACTCTGCTCGCCGTCGCCGGCGAGTTGACGCAGCGCATTCACGAGGGCGTCGTTGCCCGCGGCTTCGAGGGTGTCAGGCCCGCGCACGGCTTCGCGTTCGCGCGGCTGGCTCCGGGCGGCGCCACGGTCACCGAGCTCGCCGTCCACCTGGGAGTCACCAAGCAGGCGGCCAGTCAGCTCGTCGACGAGATCGTGCGGAAGGGGTACGCCGAGCGGCGGCCGCACCCGGACGACGCGCGGGCCCGGCTGATCGTGCTCACCGAGCGAGGACGGGCCTGCACCAGGGCCGCTGAGGCGGCGGCCGCGGAGGCCGTGCGGGCGTGGGCCGGGCTGATCGGCGAACAGCACGTGCGCGACCTGTGGACGCAGTTGGCGCGCATCGCGCCCTACGGTCCGATCCGTCCCGCTTGGTGA
- a CDS encoding ImpB/MucB/SamB family protein: protein MNERQRHIAHLHLHASLTEDQYADIIELMSGITPHVQAVPPNAVQLDLTSALRYFDLSPYDVVQLAKIRLKALYGIESSAGLAGNRMLAAMAADASAPGETTRIPTGRAADWLYPRPVTALPGIGRTTAETLRRYGLHTIGQIVDLPSGTLQRLLGAGPARLLAERARGRDPRPVTPSEPAAHLVADLALERDCLDPAQHHRAVVGLADQIGQRLRGDHQVASRLALTVRYADRSSTTRTRALPEPTNHSPALATAALGLLNALGLQRARVRAFVIRADALLSVDGAYRQLSLDPGIERARAAEAAADRARRRFGPEAVRPATLAE from the coding sequence ATGAACGAGCGTCAGCGGCACATCGCCCACCTCCATCTGCACGCCTCACTGACGGAGGATCAGTATGCCGACATAATCGAACTGATGTCTGGTATTACGCCTCACGTTCAGGCGGTCCCGCCCAACGCCGTGCAATTGGACCTGACATCAGCACTCCGGTACTTCGATCTGTCCCCCTACGATGTGGTTCAGCTGGCGAAGATCAGGTTGAAGGCGTTGTACGGCATCGAAAGCAGCGCCGGGCTCGCAGGCAACCGCATGCTGGCGGCCATGGCGGCCGACGCGTCCGCACCCGGCGAGACCACCCGGATTCCCACCGGGCGGGCGGCCGACTGGTTGTATCCGCGGCCTGTCACCGCCCTGCCCGGGATCGGCCGCACGACAGCGGAAACGCTCCGCAGATACGGCCTGCACACCATCGGTCAGATCGTCGACCTACCCTCGGGGACTCTGCAGCGACTTCTCGGTGCAGGTCCCGCCCGTCTGCTGGCCGAGCGCGCCCGTGGACGCGATCCCCGCCCGGTCACCCCGTCGGAACCGGCGGCGCATCTGGTCGCCGACCTGGCGCTGGAGCGGGACTGCCTTGACCCGGCGCAGCATCACCGAGCAGTCGTGGGGCTCGCCGACCAGATCGGCCAACGCCTACGCGGTGACCACCAGGTCGCCAGCCGACTCGCCCTCACGGTGCGGTACGCCGACCGCAGCTCCACCACACGCACGCGCGCATTGCCGGAACCCACCAACCACTCACCCGCTCTCGCGACAGCTGCCTTGGGCCTGCTGAACGCCCTTGGGCTACAGAGGGCAAGGGTCCGCGCTTTCGTGATTCGCGCCGACGCCTTGCTGTCGGTCGACGGCGCCTACCGCCAGCTCTCCCTGGATCCCGGCATCGAGCGCGCCCGTGCAGCTGAAGCCGCCGCCGACCGTGCCCGCCGACGCTTCGGGCCCGAGGCCGTACGTCCAGCAACTCTCGCTGAATAA
- a CDS encoding SGNH/GDSL hydrolase family protein has product MRRSRCAAYVGSLLLTAALALTGAATAQASQPAATGGYVALGDSYSSGVGAGSYISSSGDCKRSTKAYPYLWNAAHSPSSFAFTACSGARTDDVLASQLGPLSSATSLVSITIGGNDAGFSDVMTTCVLQSDSACLSRIDTAKAYVDSTLPGKLDSLYSTIRGKAPVAHVVVLGYPRFYLLGQTCLGLSDTKRSAINGAADYLDTAIAKVAAGHGFTFADVRSAFSSHEICSASPWLHSVNWLNIGESYHPTADGQLGGYLPVLTNAA; this is encoded by the coding sequence ATGAGACGTTCCCGATGTGCCGCATACGTCGGCTCCCTCCTCCTGACCGCCGCTCTCGCCCTCACCGGGGCCGCGACGGCGCAGGCATCCCAACCGGCCGCCACCGGCGGCTATGTGGCCCTCGGCGACTCCTACTCCTCGGGGGTGGGCGCCGGCAGCTACATCAGCTCCAGCGGCGACTGCAAGCGCAGCACGAAGGCCTACCCCTACCTCTGGAACGCCGCCCACTCACCGTCGTCGTTCGCCTTCACCGCCTGCTCGGGCGCCCGGACGGATGACGTTCTGGCGAGCCAGCTCGGCCCGCTCAGCTCCGCCACGTCCCTGGTCTCGATCACCATCGGGGGCAACGACGCCGGATTCTCCGACGTCATGACGACCTGTGTGCTCCAGTCCGACAGCGCCTGCCTCTCGCGTATCGACACCGCGAAGGCGTACGTCGACTCGACGCTCCCCGGCAAGCTCGACAGCCTCTACTCGACGATCCGGGGCAAGGCCCCCGTCGCGCACGTGGTCGTGCTCGGCTACCCCCGCTTCTACCTGCTCGGCCAGACCTGCCTCGGCCTCTCCGACACCAAGCGGTCCGCCATCAACGGCGCGGCCGACTACCTGGACACCGCCATCGCCAAGGTCGCCGCCGGCCACGGCTTCACCTTCGCCGACGTCCGCTCCGCCTTCAGCAGCCACGAGATCTGTTCCGCCAGTCCCTGGCTGCACAGCGTCAACTGGCTCAACATCGGTGAGTCCTACCACCCGACGGCGGACGGCCAGTTGGGCGGCTACCTGCCGGTGCTGACCAACGCGGCCTGA